One window from the genome of Lentibacillus daqui encodes:
- the moaC gene encoding cyclic pyranopterin monophosphate synthase MoaC, with product MADFTHFNQQGRARMVDISEKAETERTAIAASSVKVSEEIYQKINDHQIEKGDVLAVAQVAGIIAAKKTSDWIPMCHPLSLKGIDISFDWHVKDDVFELKIEAFVKTKGSTGVEMEALTAATATALTVYDMCKAIDKGMIIGETRLLAKKGGKSGDYHREQGEDNGGAK from the coding sequence ATGGCGGATTTCACACACTTTAATCAACAGGGACGAGCCCGTATGGTGGATATAAGTGAAAAGGCTGAGACAGAACGAACGGCCATTGCTGCGTCCAGTGTTAAAGTCTCAGAAGAAATTTATCAAAAAATCAACGATCATCAAATAGAAAAAGGCGACGTACTAGCGGTCGCTCAAGTAGCCGGTATTATAGCGGCAAAGAAAACATCTGACTGGATTCCCATGTGTCATCCATTGTCATTGAAAGGGATCGATATTTCATTTGATTGGCATGTCAAAGATGACGTGTTTGAATTGAAAATAGAAGCGTTTGTCAAAACAAAAGGCAGTACGGGAGTGGAAATGGAGGCATTAACTGCTGCTACTGCGACAGCATTAACCGTCTATGATATGTGTAAGGCGATTGATAAGGGCATGATCATTGGAGAAACACGCTTATTAGCGAAGAAAGGCGGAAAATCCGGTGACTATCATCGCGAACAAGGGGAGGATAACGGTGGAGCAAAATAA
- a CDS encoding redox-sensing transcriptional repressor Rex, which produces MTVEQNKIPQATAKRLPLYYRFLNNLHIQGKMRVSSKELSDAVKVDSATIRRDFSYFGALGKKGYGYNVEYLLGFFRKTLDQDETTEVALIGVGNLGTAFLHYNFMKNNNTKIVMAFDTNKEKVGTDIGGIPVYHISELEEKLGDVQVAILTVPASEADGITERLVNQGIAGILNFTPARITVPDNVRVHHIDLAVELQALVYFLKHYPL; this is translated from the coding sequence ATAACGGTGGAGCAAAATAAGATTCCGCAAGCAACAGCAAAAAGATTACCTCTATATTATCGGTTTTTAAACAATCTGCACATTCAGGGGAAAATGCGCGTCTCCTCCAAGGAATTAAGTGATGCAGTTAAAGTGGACTCAGCCACCATTCGTCGTGATTTTAGTTACTTTGGTGCTTTGGGAAAAAAAGGTTATGGCTATAATGTAGAATATTTGCTTGGCTTTTTCCGGAAAACGCTGGATCAGGATGAAACAACCGAGGTTGCCCTCATTGGGGTCGGAAATCTTGGTACGGCTTTTTTGCACTATAATTTTATGAAAAACAACAACACCAAAATCGTAATGGCGTTTGATACCAATAAAGAAAAAGTGGGAACCGATATTGGCGGGATACCTGTCTATCATATTAGCGAGCTGGAAGAAAAGCTCGGCGACGTACAAGTGGCTATCCTGACTGTACCGGCAAGCGAAGCGGATGGAATTACAGAAAGGCTTGTCAACCAGGGAATCGCTGGCATTCTGAATTTTACCCCAGCCAGAATAACAGTCCCCGACAATGTCCGTGTCCATCATATTGATTTAGCTGTAGAACTGCAAGCACTCGTCTATTTCTTAAAACATTATCCATTGTAG
- a CDS encoding DUF2268 domain-containing protein, producing MAKKDKETSQIKVRKHHQEQISGRLKPYFHHANTVEIHEHLLRNGLFLPSPDDKSIIKSLKEKNCWETVKTSLTKLRKDWHGPDVPVFILPSNVQNRKLQADFNGLSGLSYPDKVFLFVTPYNKKVELEKLLIHEYNHVCRLKHLDKSEANMDLLDSIVLEGLAEMAVEERLGKEHLAKWATLYPSKTALYHWEKWLQPNCTVKRAERRHYELLYGKGFIPRWAGYNAGYHMVSSYVANTNSTIEQMLDVPAETILKESDFPK from the coding sequence ATGGCAAAAAAAGATAAGGAAACATCCCAAATAAAGGTAAGAAAACATCACCAAGAGCAAATAAGCGGCAGACTAAAACCCTATTTTCATCATGCAAATACTGTTGAAATTCATGAGCATTTACTGAGAAACGGGCTGTTTTTGCCAAGCCCGGACGATAAGTCAATCATCAAATCGTTAAAAGAAAAAAATTGTTGGGAGACCGTGAAGACATCACTAACCAAGCTGCGAAAAGATTGGCATGGCCCCGATGTCCCTGTCTTTATATTGCCTTCCAATGTGCAAAATCGAAAACTCCAGGCTGATTTTAACGGGCTATCCGGTTTGTCCTATCCGGATAAAGTGTTTTTGTTTGTCACCCCATACAATAAAAAAGTTGAGCTGGAGAAACTGCTGATTCATGAATATAATCATGTATGCCGGTTAAAACACCTTGATAAATCCGAAGCAAACATGGATTTGCTTGATTCTATTGTTCTGGAAGGTTTGGCGGAAATGGCCGTGGAAGAGCGCCTGGGCAAGGAACACCTGGCAAAATGGGCAACCCTTTATCCATCCAAAACGGCCTTGTATCACTGGGAAAAATGGCTTCAACCAAATTGTACCGTAAAAAGAGCCGAACGCAGGCACTATGAATTGCTGTATGGAAAAGGATTTATTCCGCGATGGGCCGGTTATAATGCCGGCTATCATATGGTTTCCTCCTATGTAGCGAATACAAATAGTACCATTGAGCAGATGTTGGATGTCCCAGCAGAAACAATTCTAAAGGAGTCCGACTTTCCAAAATAG
- a CDS encoding YdiK family protein: MQTSPKIMAIIYFVMGIFFTYIATKTVTNTMWNFSTIVLAIIATLQFGVAIRLMLIHFRLKRKNRKK, from the coding sequence ATGCAAACATCACCGAAAATCATGGCCATTATTTACTTTGTAATGGGAATTTTTTTTACATATATCGCTACGAAAACGGTGACGAACACCATGTGGAACTTTTCCACTATCGTACTGGCCATTATTGCAACACTTCAGTTTGGTGTAGCAATTAGATTAATGCTGATTCATTTTCGGCTCAAACGAAAAAACAGGAAGAAGTAG
- a CDS encoding CPBP family intramembrane glutamic endopeptidase, which produces MTRRYWYVILTYIIMQFSAIVFVPLIYFTTSLNKFDISIYWTIFSFIAGLVVTLLLMKPEMKANNNRNAADWGYTIVWVIAGVVMAYVFQAIAVWIETKLLGIQSSSENTNMIINISRMAPLFVIIPALIAPILEEIIFRKIIFGWFYKRMNFFFAALLSALIFAIIHQEPEHLLIYASMGFVLAFVYVQTKRIIAPILVHMTLNSISVIVQLLLSPEDLQKMMEQADKVQMILIIY; this is translated from the coding sequence TTGACAAGAAGATATTGGTACGTCATTCTAACCTATATCATCATGCAATTTTCTGCCATTGTATTTGTGCCACTCATCTATTTTACTACTTCGTTGAATAAATTTGACATATCCATTTATTGGACAATCTTCAGCTTTATTGCGGGGCTTGTGGTGACATTGTTATTAATGAAGCCGGAAATGAAAGCAAATAACAACCGCAACGCAGCGGATTGGGGTTATACCATTGTGTGGGTGATTGCTGGCGTTGTCATGGCTTATGTTTTTCAGGCTATAGCCGTCTGGATCGAAACAAAATTACTTGGCATCCAAAGTAGCTCCGAAAACACGAATATGATCATCAATATTTCACGAATGGCTCCTTTATTTGTGATTATCCCTGCACTGATTGCGCCCATTCTGGAAGAAATCATTTTCAGGAAGATTATTTTTGGCTGGTTCTACAAGAGAATGAACTTTTTCTTTGCGGCTTTGTTGTCCGCCTTGATTTTCGCGATTATTCATCAGGAACCAGAACACTTACTGATTTACGCTTCGATGGGATTTGTACTGGCATTTGTCTATGTCCAAACAAAACGGATCATCGCACCGATTCTCGTACATATGACACTCAACTCGATTTCCGTAATCGTTCAACTGCTCCTGTCTCCGGAGGATCTGCAAAAAATGATGGAACAAGCCGACAAAGTGCAAATGATTCTTATCATATATTAA
- the groES gene encoding co-chaperone GroES: MIKPLGDRVVIELVEQEEKTASGIVLPDSAKEKPQEGKVVAVGAGRVTDNGERVAPEVAEGNLVIFSKFAGTEVKYEGTEYLILRENDILAVIG; encoded by the coding sequence TTGATTAAACCACTAGGAGATCGTGTTGTAATCGAGCTTGTTGAACAAGAGGAAAAAACGGCAAGCGGTATTGTACTTCCAGACTCGGCAAAAGAAAAGCCTCAAGAGGGTAAAGTTGTTGCAGTTGGTGCTGGTCGTGTAACCGATAACGGTGAAAGGGTAGCCCCGGAAGTTGCAGAAGGTAATTTGGTCATCTTCTCCAAATTTGCAGGCACGGAAGTAAAATATGAAGGCACTGAGTACTTAATTCTTCGCGAAAATGACATTTTAGCTGTTATTGGCTAA
- the groL gene encoding chaperonin GroEL (60 kDa chaperone family; promotes refolding of misfolded polypeptides especially under stressful conditions; forms two stacked rings of heptamers to form a barrel-shaped 14mer; ends can be capped by GroES; misfolded proteins enter the barrel where they are refolded when GroES binds), giving the protein MAKEIKFSEDARRAMLRGVDTLADAVKVTLGPKGRNVVLDKKFGSPLITNDGVTIAKEIELEDHFENMGAQLVSEVASKTNDVAGDGTTTATVLAQSMISEGLKNVTSGANPVGVRRGIEKAVEAAVTELKTISKPIESKESIAQVASVSSDDKEVGDLISEAMERVGNDGVITIEESKGFNTELEVVEGMQFDRGYSSPYMVTDQDKMEAELENPYIFITDKKISNIQEILPVLEQVVQQGKPLLLIAEDVEGEALATLVLNKLRGTFNVVAVKAPGFGDRRKAMLEDIAVLTGAEVITEDLGLELKNTTIEQLGRASKVVVTKDNTTIVEGSGNPEAISSRVTQIRAQAEETTSEFDKEKLQERLAKLSGGVAVIKVGAATETELKERKLRIEDALNSTRAAVEEGIVSGGGTALVNVYHKVEGLTLEGDEATGASIVLRALEEPVRQIAHNAGLEGSIVVERLKGEKVGVGFNAASGEWVNMIEAGIVDPTKVTRYALQNAASVAAMFLTTEAVVADKPEENAGGGAPDMGGMGGGMPGMM; this is encoded by the coding sequence ATGGCTAAAGAAATTAAATTTTCAGAAGACGCTCGCCGTGCAATGCTTCGCGGTGTAGATACATTAGCAGATGCAGTTAAGGTAACATTGGGGCCAAAGGGTCGTAACGTTGTTTTAGATAAAAAATTCGGTTCTCCATTAATTACCAATGACGGTGTAACAATCGCCAAAGAAATCGAATTGGAAGACCACTTTGAAAACATGGGAGCACAGCTTGTATCTGAAGTCGCATCGAAAACAAACGACGTTGCTGGTGACGGTACAACTACGGCAACTGTACTTGCCCAATCCATGATCAGTGAAGGTTTGAAAAACGTTACATCCGGAGCAAATCCTGTAGGTGTTCGTCGTGGAATTGAAAAAGCGGTTGAAGCAGCTGTTACAGAATTAAAGACTATTTCAAAACCAATTGAATCCAAAGAATCAATCGCTCAAGTTGCATCCGTTTCTTCAGATGATAAGGAAGTTGGCGACCTGATTTCAGAAGCAATGGAGCGCGTTGGCAATGACGGTGTTATCACTATTGAAGAATCAAAAGGATTTAACACTGAATTAGAAGTTGTCGAAGGTATGCAATTTGATCGCGGCTATTCTTCTCCATACATGGTAACTGACCAGGATAAGATGGAAGCAGAATTGGAAAATCCATATATCTTTATCACAGATAAAAAAATCAGCAATATCCAGGAAATCCTTCCAGTACTTGAACAAGTGGTACAACAAGGAAAACCACTTCTTCTCATTGCCGAAGATGTAGAAGGAGAAGCTCTTGCAACATTAGTGCTGAACAAACTTCGCGGTACATTTAATGTTGTTGCTGTCAAAGCTCCTGGTTTTGGTGATCGTCGTAAAGCAATGCTTGAAGATATCGCTGTATTAACTGGTGCAGAGGTCATTACAGAAGATCTTGGCCTGGAACTTAAAAACACAACTATCGAACAATTAGGTCGTGCGTCTAAAGTTGTTGTTACAAAAGATAACACAACCATTGTGGAAGGTTCCGGAAACCCTGAAGCTATTTCTTCCCGTGTGACACAAATCCGTGCACAAGCAGAAGAAACAACTTCTGAGTTTGATAAAGAAAAATTACAAGAACGCCTTGCTAAACTTTCCGGCGGAGTAGCTGTTATCAAAGTTGGTGCTGCTACTGAAACTGAGTTGAAAGAACGTAAACTTCGTATTGAAGATGCACTGAACTCAACTCGTGCAGCTGTTGAAGAAGGTATCGTTTCTGGTGGTGGTACTGCACTAGTGAACGTCTACCATAAAGTTGAGGGATTAACACTTGAAGGTGACGAAGCAACAGGTGCAAGTATTGTTCTTCGTGCTTTAGAAGAACCAGTACGCCAAATCGCACATAACGCTGGTCTGGAAGGATCCATCGTTGTGGAACGCTTAAAAGGCGAAAAAGTTGGTGTTGGTTTCAATGCTGCATCTGGTGAATGGGTAAACATGATTGAAGCTGGTATTGTTGACCCAACAAAAGTTACCCGTTATGCACTGCAAAATGCAGCATCTGTAGCAGCTATGTTCTTGACTACCGAGGCTGTAGTAGCCGACAAGCCAGAAGAAAACGCTGGCGGTGGTGCCCCTGACATGGGTGGCATGGGCGGCGGAATGCCGGGCATGATGTAA
- a CDS encoding Ltp family lipoprotein has protein sequence MNTNPAYTLISEHGEQFTEEEAQYASDNLE, from the coding sequence TTGAATACGAATCCAGCTTATACATTAATATCTGAACACGGGGAACAATTTACGGAAGAAGAAGCACAATATGCCAGTGATAATTTAGAATAA
- a CDS encoding ABC transporter ATP-binding protein — translation MTAEKNAAIRLNRVNYTAGDTPIIKNVTGDLTEGAITTIVGPSGAGKTTLFRLCNGLLSPSTGEIYIKDKRTSDYDPVTLRRTVGMALQSATMIPGSVRKNLALPRKLQGKDLTDEEAEKMLHTVGLDESLLSRNIKDLSGGQRQKLSVARTLVNQPDILLLDEITSSLDRVSKEAMEELIVKINREHGTTIIWISHNLEQAETIGDYSWVMMDGEVLETGESGFLHNPQNERVEDFVKGVNR, via the coding sequence ATGACAGCGGAAAAAAACGCGGCAATCCGATTGAATCGTGTAAATTATACGGCAGGTGATACGCCGATTATCAAAAATGTTACCGGTGATTTAACAGAAGGTGCGATTACTACCATTGTCGGACCATCTGGAGCGGGGAAGACGACATTATTCAGGCTATGTAACGGTCTGTTATCGCCCAGTACTGGAGAAATTTATATTAAAGATAAACGTACTTCTGACTATGATCCGGTAACATTACGCCGAACAGTTGGTATGGCCTTGCAAAGCGCGACAATGATCCCTGGAAGTGTACGGAAAAATTTAGCCTTGCCGCGTAAACTGCAAGGAAAGGATTTGACTGATGAAGAAGCCGAAAAAATGCTTCACACAGTCGGATTAGACGAGAGCCTTTTATCACGAAATATAAAAGATCTCTCAGGTGGCCAGCGGCAAAAACTATCCGTTGCCCGTACACTGGTCAATCAGCCTGACATTTTATTACTGGATGAAATTACATCCTCCCTGGATCGCGTTTCCAAGGAGGCAATGGAGGAACTGATTGTGAAAATTAATCGTGAACATGGGACAACCATTATTTGGATCAGTCATAACCTGGAGCAAGCAGAAACTATCGGTGATTATTCATGGGTTATGATGGATGGTGAAGTATTGGAAACAGGAGAGAGCGGTTTTCTTCACAATCCCCAAAATGAGCGGGTGGAAGATTTCGTGAAGGGGGTAAACAGATGA
- a CDS encoding ABC transporter permease, translating to MSYLTLSMALIFVFIPIVLSKVFKLGLEKDTVIATVRSIIQLLIVGYLLQFVFDSEHRIYIILMIILMIVAATQNARKKGTFIKGITWKLVVTFTAVEILTQAILLGFQITPATAQYIIPISGMMIGNSMVLSILFLNRFISEVDANYDQTELILSLGGTPKQAIHRQLVAAIRASTIPTIESQKTIGLVQLPGMMSGQIIAGADPVQAVQFQLLVLFLLLTAAVVSSIMLGYLSYPALFNQRMQLILKPQEQTE from the coding sequence ATGAGCTATTTGACATTATCCATGGCTCTTATTTTTGTTTTCATCCCCATCGTATTATCCAAAGTATTTAAATTGGGGCTGGAAAAAGATACAGTAATTGCTACCGTCCGATCCATTATTCAATTACTTATTGTTGGCTATCTCCTGCAGTTTGTTTTTGATTCAGAGCATCGCATTTATATTATTTTGATGATTATTCTCATGATTGTCGCTGCAACGCAAAATGCACGCAAAAAAGGAACATTTATTAAAGGGATTACCTGGAAGTTAGTTGTTACGTTTACCGCTGTGGAAATATTGACCCAGGCCATTTTACTTGGGTTTCAGATTACACCAGCAACTGCCCAGTATATCATTCCAATTAGCGGGATGATGATCGGCAATTCTATGGTACTCTCCATTCTCTTTCTTAATCGGTTCATCTCTGAAGTTGATGCGAACTACGATCAGACAGAATTGATTCTATCGCTTGGCGGAACACCGAAACAGGCCATTCACAGACAACTCGTCGCTGCCATTAGAGCGAGCACGATTCCAACCATTGAAAGCCAGAAAACGATTGGCCTCGTTCAATTGCCAGGAATGATGAGTGGTCAAATTATTGCTGGTGCTGATCCAGTACAAGCGGTGCAATTTCAACTGCTGGTCCTTTTCTTACTTTTGACGGCTGCGGTTGTATCCAGTATTATGCTGGGTTATTTATCGTATCCAGCGTTGTTTAACCAGCGGATGCAATTGATTCTGAAGCCACAAGAACAAACAGAATAG
- a CDS encoding nucleobase:cation symporter-2 family protein: MKNTMLGIQHLLAMYAGAVVVPLVIGGALGFQGEDLTYLVSIDILMCGVATFLQIFSNRFTGIGLPVVLGCTFTAVGPIIAIGGEFGVAAVYGSVIASGLIIILISGFFGKLVRFFPPVVTGSVVTVIGITLIPVAVTNMGGGDGASDFGSLSNIGLAFGTLLLIVLIYRFSTGFIRSISILLGLIAGTIVAMIMGKVDFSAVADASVFRMVEPFHFGLPTFEWPAILTMTLVAIVSLVESTGVYFALSDICEKDLQEKDLAKGYRAEGLASVIGGIFNAFPYTTFSQNVGLMQMSGVRSRRVIVLTGLMLVALGFLPKVAALATIIPDPVLGGAMIAMFGMIVSQGIKMLGDTISQSQGNPMIIACSVGMGLGVTVAPDLFAHLPASVQILTSNGIVAGSFTAIILNIVFNMLPSRSQNKKAETPVLYEQEA, translated from the coding sequence ATGAAAAATACGATGTTGGGGATTCAACACTTATTAGCGATGTACGCTGGTGCTGTTGTTGTACCACTAGTCATTGGCGGTGCCCTCGGATTTCAGGGAGAAGACTTAACGTACCTCGTTTCTATTGATATTTTAATGTGTGGAGTTGCCACCTTCCTGCAGATTTTTAGCAATCGGTTTACCGGAATTGGGCTGCCTGTCGTGCTCGGCTGTACATTTACCGCAGTCGGTCCCATCATTGCCATTGGTGGTGAGTTTGGCGTAGCAGCTGTATATGGATCCGTAATCGCTTCAGGTCTTATCATTATACTAATCAGCGGATTCTTCGGCAAACTTGTCCGCTTTTTTCCACCGGTTGTCACTGGTTCGGTGGTAACCGTCATCGGTATTACGCTCATCCCTGTTGCGGTAACCAATATGGGTGGCGGTGACGGAGCGAGTGACTTTGGTTCCTTATCCAATATTGGGCTTGCTTTTGGAACACTTCTTTTGATCGTTCTTATCTATCGTTTTTCGACTGGTTTTATTCGTTCTATTTCCATTTTGCTTGGTTTAATTGCCGGCACAATCGTTGCAATGATCATGGGAAAGGTCGATTTTTCTGCAGTGGCAGATGCTTCGGTTTTTCGTATGGTAGAACCGTTTCATTTTGGCTTGCCAACATTTGAATGGCCCGCTATCCTTACGATGACGCTGGTTGCAATTGTTTCGCTTGTTGAATCCACCGGTGTCTATTTTGCCTTAAGTGATATTTGTGAAAAAGATTTGCAGGAAAAAGATTTGGCAAAAGGATACCGGGCAGAAGGACTTGCATCGGTGATTGGCGGAATCTTCAATGCCTTTCCTTATACTACTTTTTCCCAAAACGTTGGCTTAATGCAAATGTCAGGTGTGCGTTCACGCCGTGTTATTGTGCTTACTGGATTAATGCTGGTGGCGCTCGGTTTTCTGCCAAAAGTTGCAGCGCTGGCAACCATTATTCCTGACCCGGTTCTAGGCGGGGCGATGATTGCCATGTTTGGAATGATTGTTTCCCAAGGGATTAAAATGCTTGGCGACACCATCTCACAATCACAAGGAAACCCGATGATTATTGCATGTTCGGTCGGAATGGGCCTTGGGGTAACAGTAGCACCTGATTTATTTGCCCACTTGCCAGCAAGCGTACAAATTTTAACAAGCAATGGCATTGTTGCCGGCAGTTTCACAGCAATCATTCTGAATATCGTATTCAACATGCTTCCATCCCGGTCACAAAACAAAAAAGCAGAAACTCCTGTATTGTATGAACAGGAAGCTTAA
- a CDS encoding xanthine phosphoribosyltransferase, with translation MQRLKDKIRQEGKVLSDDVLKVDSFLNHQIDPQLMKEIGEEFAKRFHDTGITKILSIESSGIAPATMAGLVLDAPVIFARKRKSLTLSDNLYTAKVYSYTKNETNDISISKEFIHNNDIVLIIDDFLANGQAALGLIDLVEQTGASLAGIGIVIEKGFQSGGKLLRDRGVRVESLANISSLKNGHVEFFEGVRA, from the coding sequence ATGCAAAGACTGAAGGATAAAATACGTCAGGAAGGAAAAGTGCTATCGGATGATGTGTTAAAGGTTGATTCATTTTTAAACCACCAAATCGACCCACAGCTGATGAAGGAAATCGGGGAGGAATTTGCTAAACGGTTCCATGATACGGGAATTACCAAAATTCTTTCCATTGAATCATCAGGTATAGCCCCGGCAACGATGGCTGGTCTCGTGTTGGATGCACCTGTCATTTTTGCCCGAAAACGAAAATCACTTACCTTATCCGATAACCTATACACAGCAAAGGTATACTCATACACAAAGAACGAAACAAATGATATTTCCATTTCAAAAGAATTTATTCATAACAACGATATCGTGCTGATTATTGATGATTTCCTGGCGAATGGTCAAGCTGCTCTCGGGTTAATAGATCTCGTGGAACAAACTGGCGCATCACTTGCCGGAATTGGTATTGTTATCGAAAAAGGTTTTCAGTCAGGTGGCAAATTGCTGCGCGATCGTGGTGTTCGTGTCGAATCATTAGCCAACATCTCCTCCCTGAAAAATGGTCATGTCGAATTTTTCGAGGGGGTTCGTGCGTAA
- a CDS encoding H-type small acid-soluble spore protein: MDIQRAQEIVESLPMINVHYHGIPVYIQALDPNNETATVFPLDEMHHSQPVELSGLTEVQLGNEQPGSL; encoded by the coding sequence ATGGATATACAGCGAGCACAGGAAATTGTGGAATCATTACCGATGATCAATGTTCATTACCATGGCATTCCCGTTTATATACAAGCACTTGACCCAAACAATGAAACAGCAACCGTTTTCCCGCTTGATGAAATGCACCATTCTCAGCCTGTTGAATTAAGCGGCTTAACAGAGGTTCAACTTGGAAACGAACAACCCGGCTCTTTATAG
- a CDS encoding DUF3231 family protein: MHTIQINRSEGMETMANADEQNEELTAAEISSLWTSYQNSTMMICGLRYFLEHVDDADIRNVLEDFLAFSEEIQTTVTNILNAEDYPIPQGFTENDVYLDAPRLFSDRIYLDLMLNIGNFDIAIMGLAMTQSERDDIIHFYATCVDTAKHLFKKTINLTKEKGFYISYPKIPKAREVEFVTNDSFLTGWFGEKRPLLGVEITALVLNTRRNALGQALIAGFAQVAKSKEVRQYFEKGRDIAAKQLKAFTKILNKDYIPDGACILTSEVTNSTVAPFSDKLMMCLITTLIASGLGQYGTSMSLSPRHDLGAMYAQHMAEVGKYSNKGANILIEHGWMEQPPMAADRKDLAQ; encoded by the coding sequence ATGCATACAATTCAGATAAATAGAAGTGAGGGAATGGAAACAATGGCAAACGCAGATGAACAAAATGAAGAATTAACAGCAGCGGAAATTTCCAGTCTTTGGACATCCTATCAAAATAGTACAATGATGATTTGCGGATTGCGTTATTTTTTGGAACATGTCGATGATGCGGACATTCGTAATGTTCTTGAGGATTTTTTGGCGTTTTCAGAGGAAATTCAAACAACGGTGACCAACATCCTCAATGCGGAAGATTACCCGATTCCACAAGGTTTTACGGAAAACGATGTTTATTTGGATGCACCACGGCTATTTTCTGACCGGATTTACCTGGACCTGATGTTAAATATTGGCAACTTTGACATCGCCATTATGGGATTGGCTATGACCCAGTCAGAACGTGATGATATCATTCATTTTTATGCAACCTGTGTTGATACAGCAAAGCATTTGTTTAAAAAAACAATAAACCTGACAAAAGAAAAAGGATTCTACATTAGTTACCCCAAAATTCCTAAAGCAAGAGAAGTTGAATTTGTTACGAATGATAGCTTTTTGACCGGCTGGTTTGGTGAAAAACGGCCATTATTAGGTGTCGAAATTACCGCACTGGTATTAAATACACGACGTAATGCGCTTGGACAGGCACTTATTGCCGGATTTGCGCAAGTAGCCAAGTCTAAAGAGGTTCGTCAGTATTTTGAAAAAGGACGTGATATTGCCGCGAAACAGCTCAAGGCGTTCACTAAAATTTTAAATAAAGATTATATTCCCGATGGTGCATGCATCTTAACTTCCGAAGTAACCAATTCAACGGTTGCCCCTTTTTCCGACAAGTTGATGATGTGTTTGATAACAACATTAATTGCCTCCGGTCTGGGACAATACGGTACATCGATGTCACTTAGCCCAAGGCATGATCTAGGTGCAATGTATGCACAACATATGGCTGAAGTCGGCAAGTACTCCAACAAAGGGGCCAATATCCTGATCGAACATGGCTGGATGGAACAACCACCGATGGCAGCAGATCGCAAAGATTTGGCACAATAG